From a region of the Gemmatimonadota bacterium genome:
- a CDS encoding tyrosine-type recombinase/integrase, with amino-acid sequence MISVVAPQGLRAVLVEYEAWLRLSGHAASTILTRLIHLRRFVAWSMREGWLALETISLEVLERYQSEVVASRDRRGRPHAWSTRLGRLTSVRLLFRWAVRTRRLLVDPSAELVLPRLPRRLPRAVLSATEVEAVLSAPDVETILGLRDRALLEVLYSTGLRRGEVIRLQVADLDETRALAFVREGKGGKDRVVPVGRRALDWVDRYLATARPRLVARRCDGADPGVLFLGARGDAIRPSRLTERLHGYVRRASGKAGSCHVFRHSMATLMHDGGADIRDLQELLGHAQLSTTEIYTHVSVERLRSVHALTHPAEAGRAWLGHRLGGGIAPLLALPPRGGRFEGPRGSRSGRSIPR; translated from the coding sequence ATGATCTCCGTCGTCGCGCCTCAAGGCCTGCGTGCCGTCCTCGTGGAGTACGAGGCGTGGTTGCGCCTCTCGGGCCACGCGGCCAGCACCATCCTCACGCGCCTCATCCATCTTCGCCGCTTCGTGGCGTGGTCGATGCGCGAGGGATGGCTCGCGCTGGAGACGATCTCGCTCGAGGTGCTCGAGCGCTACCAGTCCGAGGTGGTGGCGTCGCGGGATCGGCGCGGTCGGCCGCACGCGTGGAGCACGCGTCTGGGACGGCTGACTTCCGTGCGACTCCTCTTCCGTTGGGCGGTTCGCACGCGCCGGCTGCTCGTCGACCCCTCGGCGGAACTCGTGCTGCCGCGGCTACCGCGTCGTCTACCGCGGGCGGTGCTGAGCGCGACAGAGGTGGAGGCGGTGCTCAGCGCACCCGATGTCGAGACCATCCTCGGCCTCCGGGATCGCGCACTGCTCGAGGTGCTGTACTCCACCGGGCTCCGCCGCGGCGAGGTCATCCGGTTGCAGGTCGCGGACCTGGACGAGACGCGGGCGCTCGCCTTCGTGCGCGAGGGCAAAGGCGGCAAGGACCGCGTCGTCCCCGTCGGGCGGCGCGCGCTCGACTGGGTGGACCGGTACCTCGCCACGGCACGACCGCGGCTCGTGGCCCGGCGGTGTGACGGCGCCGACCCCGGCGTGCTGTTCCTCGGGGCGCGCGGCGACGCGATCCGTCCCTCGCGGCTGACGGAGCGGCTGCACGGCTACGTCCGGCGTGCCAGCGGGAAGGCCGGGAGTTGCCACGTGTTCCGGCATAGCATGGCGACGCTGATGCACGACGGCGGTGCGGATATCCGTGACCTCCAGGAACTGCTGGGCCATGCGCAGCTCTCGACGACGGAGATCTACACCCACGTCTCGGTCGAGCGGCTCCGGTCGGTGCACGCGCTGACGCACCCCGCCGAGGCAGGGCGCGCATGGCTCGGACACCGGCTCGGCGGCGGCATCGCGCCGCTGCTCGCGCTGCCGCCCCGCGGCGGGCGATTCGAGGGGCCGAGGGGCTCCCGGAGCGGTCGGTCAATACCGCGATGA
- the gspG gene encoding type II secretion system major pseudopilin GspG, whose protein sequence is MPCRSEQRRRGFTLIELLVVIAIIATLASVVAPALFGNVGEARKTAARAQIEVFGLALDAYRLDLQRYPRTDEGLGVLREAPLDPDAASRWRGPYLRQEVPLDPWGRPWIYVSPGERQREGYDLYTLGRDGAEGGDHEDEDLTSWRGPLRR, encoded by the coding sequence GTGCCGTGCAGGAGTGAGCAACGGCGGCGTGGTTTCACGCTCATCGAGTTGCTGGTCGTGATCGCCATCATCGCGACGCTCGCGTCGGTCGTCGCACCGGCCCTCTTCGGGAATGTGGGGGAGGCGAGGAAGACGGCAGCACGAGCTCAGATCGAGGTCTTCGGACTCGCGCTCGACGCGTATCGCCTGGACCTGCAGCGCTATCCGCGCACGGACGAGGGGCTCGGCGTGCTGCGGGAGGCGCCCCTGGATCCGGACGCGGCGTCCCGGTGGCGTGGTCCGTACCTCCGGCAGGAGGTGCCGCTCGACCCTTGGGGCCGACCGTGGATCTACGTCTCGCCGGGGGAGCGTCAACGCGAGGGCTACGATCTCTATACGCTCGGACGCGATGGCGCCGAGGGTGGTGATCACGAGGATGAGGACCTGACATCATGGCGTGGACCGCTCCGGCGCTAG
- a CDS encoding prepilin-type N-terminal cleavage/methylation domain-containing protein: MRPERQGFTVLELIVALTLTALVVSGARGMLVALQDGADLAASASVAADLRRNSSGLLRDLLARTESGGRSATGFEGGPTRLSFDTWCDSADGELVRCRAVLAIVSLGSPGRSGLSLTLDASPPIDLRLGGEPDAFAFQERTVDGATWLPEWGHSLRTPTALGVVMHEDTTFFLVGIDR, encoded by the coding sequence ATGCGCCCTGAACGCCAGGGATTCACCGTGCTGGAGCTCATCGTCGCGCTGACACTCACCGCGCTGGTGGTCTCTGGCGCGCGTGGCATGCTCGTCGCGCTGCAGGACGGGGCGGACCTCGCCGCCAGCGCGTCGGTCGCGGCAGACCTTCGGAGGAACTCGAGCGGCCTCCTGCGTGATCTGCTCGCCCGGACCGAATCAGGTGGCCGATCAGCGACGGGATTCGAAGGGGGACCGACCAGGCTGAGCTTCGATACCTGGTGTGACTCGGCGGACGGCGAACTCGTGCGCTGTCGTGCCGTGCTCGCCATCGTCTCCCTCGGCAGTCCGGGGCGTAGCGGGCTCTCCCTGACCCTCGACGCCTCGCCGCCGATCGATCTCCGGCTTGGCGGCGAGCCGGACGCGTTCGCCTTTCAGGAGCGGACGGTCGACGGCGCGACCTGGCTTCCGGAATGGGGCCACAGCCTCCGCACGCCGACAGCGCTAGGCGTTGTCATGCACGAGGACACGACCTTCTTCCTTGTGGGCATCGACCGATGA
- a CDS encoding type II secretion system protein GspD, which produces MTCLLFPLASGAQTPEGGRAQDSVSIRIVNTELRAAVQLLGRYLDRPVIITGAPTMSVTLESPVPVPRESIARLLRGLVESQGFELVDDSSSGLYRVRPREPVRLSGPTAGAPPVRPLSVIELFVIPLQHARAIDVASMVNALYGRGGGGLGAGADAGNRAPTLSDELRNNLVAPNGAPMQPGATTPAPARPATLSGELTVVADMRGNALLVRANQSDIALIREVVQALDVRPLQVLIEVLVAEVRRDRSIGLNAEGVLRPTDVGKNGATIESALGGGGLGDFALRVMGVGGLDLDATIRTAASRGNVRILTRPVLLATNNQPAEISVGSQRPFVQVQRSLPTDAASRDQIVQYKDVGTRLTVRPTISGDGSVQLEVMQEVSTATAEVAFNAPVISTRTLSTQLLVRDGQTVALGGLTDRVKETRQSGLPLLSSIPLIGGLFGGASRGTTETELFVFLTPRVIRTDADAAALAAPLRAKSGPPP; this is translated from the coding sequence ATGACCTGTCTTCTGTTCCCGCTCGCCAGTGGCGCTCAGACGCCAGAGGGCGGTCGTGCGCAGGACAGCGTCAGCATTCGCATCGTGAACACCGAACTGCGCGCCGCGGTGCAGCTGCTCGGACGGTATCTCGACCGCCCGGTCATCATCACGGGCGCGCCGACCATGTCGGTGACACTCGAGAGTCCGGTTCCGGTCCCTCGTGAGAGCATCGCGCGACTCCTGCGCGGCCTGGTCGAGAGCCAGGGCTTCGAACTGGTGGACGATTCGAGCTCGGGACTGTACCGGGTCCGGCCCCGTGAGCCGGTCCGGCTGAGTGGACCGACGGCCGGTGCGCCGCCGGTGCGACCGCTCTCCGTCATAGAGCTCTTCGTGATCCCGCTGCAGCACGCACGCGCGATCGACGTCGCGTCGATGGTCAATGCGCTCTACGGCCGGGGTGGTGGTGGCCTCGGAGCCGGCGCGGACGCCGGGAACCGCGCACCCACGCTCTCGGATGAGTTGCGGAACAATCTCGTCGCACCGAATGGTGCGCCCATGCAGCCCGGTGCGACGACTCCGGCCCCCGCGCGGCCTGCGACCCTGAGTGGCGAGCTCACGGTCGTCGCCGACATGCGAGGCAACGCCCTGCTGGTGCGCGCGAACCAGTCGGATATCGCTCTCATCCGCGAGGTCGTACAGGCGCTCGACGTCCGACCGTTGCAGGTCCTCATCGAGGTGCTCGTGGCGGAGGTCCGGCGGGACCGGTCGATCGGGCTGAATGCGGAGGGTGTCCTCCGCCCCACCGACGTCGGGAAGAATGGTGCGACCATCGAGAGCGCGCTCGGCGGCGGCGGGCTCGGCGATTTCGCCCTGCGCGTGATGGGCGTTGGTGGCCTCGATCTCGATGCCACGATCCGGACGGCGGCCTCGCGCGGGAACGTCCGCATCCTCACACGGCCCGTCCTGCTCGCGACGAACAACCAGCCGGCCGAGATCAGCGTCGGCAGCCAGCGCCCCTTCGTCCAGGTCCAGCGCTCGCTGCCGACGGACGCCGCGTCCCGCGACCAGATCGTCCAGTACAAGGATGTCGGCACGCGGCTGACCGTGCGACCGACGATCAGCGGGGACGGCTCCGTGCAGCTCGAGGTCATGCAGGAAGTGTCGACGGCCACCGCGGAGGTCGCGTTCAACGCGCCGGTCATCTCGACTCGGACGCTCAGTACGCAGCTGCTCGTCCGCGATGGCCAGACGGTGGCGCTCGGCGGCCTCACCGACCGCGTGAAGGAGACGCGACAGAGCGGCCTGCCGCTCCTCTCGTCGATCCCGTTGATCGGTGGCCTGTTCGGCGGGGCGTCGCGCGGCACGACGGAGACCGAGCTGTTCGTCTTCCTCACGCCGCGCGTGATCCGGACCGACGCCGATGCGGCCGCGCTCGCGGCACCCTTGCGTGCGAAGTCCGGGCCGCCGCCATGA
- a CDS encoding general secretion pathway protein GspK — protein MRRPGIALLVVLWVLSVAAVLTLTAVLGGRSGVDAAQNRMDATEARYAVSGCAALTLAQLDQRLLESPAGRLREAEWDHLDIGLATLGPPVDDCRRTLRSGGARLNVNRAGLEGLHRMFLLAVPETEALALASAIEDWRDSDDEPNPRGAEQDWYLARRLSLPTNQDFRSTGELLRVRAMGDHPELLPDLDVEGTTVDIMHASAVVLASLPGISPRLAAAIVARRRDGWRPSSVTELAALVPSADAPDFSARFVDLSRIARVGPETWILTVTASAGASRTERSEELTVTLTSSGLTPIRRRVW, from the coding sequence ATGAGGCGTCCGGGCATCGCGTTGCTGGTGGTGTTGTGGGTGCTCTCGGTCGCGGCGGTGCTCACGCTGACCGCCGTGCTCGGCGGCCGTTCCGGAGTGGATGCGGCGCAGAATCGCATGGATGCGACCGAGGCGCGATACGCAGTGAGCGGCTGCGCTGCGCTGACACTCGCCCAGCTGGACCAGCGGCTCCTGGAGTCGCCCGCCGGGAGGCTGCGCGAAGCGGAGTGGGACCATCTTGATATCGGACTCGCCACGCTCGGCCCGCCGGTCGACGACTGCCGGCGCACGCTCCGATCGGGAGGAGCTCGCCTCAATGTGAACCGCGCCGGCCTGGAAGGGCTCCACCGGATGTTCCTGCTGGCGGTCCCCGAGACGGAGGCACTCGCGCTCGCCTCGGCGATCGAGGACTGGCGCGACTCCGATGACGAGCCGAACCCGCGCGGTGCGGAGCAAGACTGGTACTTGGCGCGTCGGCTCTCCCTGCCGACGAACCAGGACTTTCGATCGACCGGCGAACTCCTTCGTGTGCGCGCGATGGGCGACCACCCGGAGCTGCTCCCGGATCTCGACGTCGAGGGCACGACGGTCGACATCATGCATGCGTCGGCGGTGGTCCTGGCCTCGTTGCCCGGCATCTCGCCGCGGCTCGCCGCGGCGATCGTCGCTCGGCGTCGCGACGGTTGGCGTCCGTCCTCCGTGACCGAGTTGGCCGCGCTCGTTCCGTCCGCCGATGCTCCGGACTTCAGTGCTCGATTCGTTGACCTGTCCCGGATCGCCCGCGTCGGCCCTGAGACCTGGATCCTGACCGTGACCGCGAGCGCAGGCGCATCGCGAACGGAACGCTCCGAGGAACTGACGGTGACGTTGACGTCGTCCGGCCTCACACCCATACGTCGGAGGGTCTGGTGA
- a CDS encoding prepilin-type N-terminal cleavage/methylation domain-containing protein — MRTAPAGATLVELLVVLAMLGVCLAVVTPSFRAATTPQTDSLMRLIAQARSMAIASRRPVVRSGIVSDSPVHVFARPDGRVTIDSAGRVRTFLAEQVDATR; from the coding sequence ATGCGCACCGCCCCCGCCGGCGCCACACTCGTCGAACTGCTGGTCGTCCTCGCCATGCTGGGCGTATGCCTGGCGGTGGTGACCCCGAGCTTTCGGGCGGCGACCACGCCGCAGACGGACAGCCTCATGCGTCTCATCGCCCAGGCGCGGTCCATGGCCATCGCCTCCCGGCGGCCCGTCGTGCGTTCAGGGATCGTGAGCGACTCCCCCGTGCATGTCTTCGCCCGACCCGACGGTCGGGTCACCATCGACAGCGCGGGACGAGTGCGCACGTTCCTCGCGGAGCAGGTCGATGCGACCAGGTGA
- a CDS encoding M23 family metallopeptidase — protein MELTGRPCARHLALFRRLREDPGNARVGEYGRVRNNGTKNHWGLDFAALRGQAVKAVDRGTVSAVGTSETYGNYVEIAHKNADGKAVSWSFYAHLDEPSGLIKGENVAAGQLVGTVGNTGNAESTPMHLHFEIRTKSMPDIGKDRRDPTSDVKPDNRP, from the coding sequence ATGGAGCTCACCGGCAGGCCGTGTGCGCGCCACCTCGCGCTGTTTCGCCGGTTGCGTGAAGATCCGGGGAACGCCCGGGTGGGTGAGTATGGTCGGGTGCGGAACAACGGCACCAAGAACCACTGGGGTCTCGATTTCGCCGCCCTGCGAGGTCAGGCCGTGAAGGCGGTCGATCGAGGCACCGTCTCTGCCGTCGGCACGTCTGAGACCTATGGCAACTATGTAGAGATCGCCCACAAGAACGCGGACGGGAAGGCCGTAAGCTGGTCCTTCTACGCGCACCTTGATGAGCCTTCAGGGCTCATCAAGGGCGAGAACGTCGCCGCCGGCCAACTGGTCGGTACGGTCGGCAACACTGGGAACGCGGAGAGTACGCCGATGCACCTGCATTTCGAGATCCGCACCAAGAGCATGCCCGACATCGGCAAGGACCGACGGGACCCCACGAGTGACGTCAAGCCGGACAATCGACCATAG
- a CDS encoding type II secretion system F family protein has translation MAWTAPALAASAPPDARATLDSESLAIGLRILADLLEAGLPLSRALAAFEELAPAGWSAGVPRLRTSVREGTSLARSLEEMSLGLPPVVVGLVRAGEAGGGIAPAIRRAADHAEADATNRAAIRAALAYPVVVGVAGFGSVGVMVGLVLPRFAGILDGLGQSMPPMTRAVLDVSAGLRAGALPAAIALVLATSALMRWRASPRGRLATDAWMLRLPLIGTVRRSAATARLCAALSALLESGMPLRAALRQAAPALGDAAIASRLERARERIVAGERPSRALHDVGAMTPTACRLIASGEETGQMGRMLAFAARIEQGRADRIMRTAIRLIEPALILAFAAIVGVVAAAMLQAVYAVRPG, from the coding sequence ATGGCGTGGACCGCTCCGGCGCTAGCCGCGTCGGCCCCGCCGGATGCACGGGCGACACTCGATTCCGAGTCGCTCGCGATCGGGTTGCGCATCCTCGCGGATCTGCTGGAGGCCGGCCTTCCACTCTCGCGGGCGCTCGCCGCGTTCGAGGAACTGGCGCCCGCGGGCTGGTCTGCTGGCGTCCCGCGGCTGCGCACGTCCGTCCGCGAAGGCACGTCGTTGGCCCGGAGCCTCGAGGAGATGTCACTCGGCCTCCCGCCGGTCGTGGTCGGTCTGGTGAGAGCAGGTGAGGCCGGCGGGGGGATCGCTCCGGCGATTCGTCGTGCGGCGGACCACGCCGAGGCTGACGCGACGAACCGTGCGGCGATCCGCGCGGCGTTGGCGTACCCCGTCGTCGTCGGCGTCGCGGGGTTCGGCTCCGTCGGAGTCATGGTCGGACTGGTGTTGCCGCGCTTCGCCGGTATCCTCGACGGTCTCGGGCAGTCGATGCCACCGATGACGCGTGCGGTGCTCGACGTGAGCGCCGGATTGCGGGCTGGGGCGCTCCCGGCGGCGATCGCGCTCGTCCTGGCAACGTCGGCGCTGATGCGGTGGCGAGCGTCTCCCCGTGGGCGGCTGGCCACGGACGCCTGGATGCTCCGTCTTCCTCTCATCGGAACGGTCAGGCGATCCGCCGCCACCGCGCGACTCTGCGCCGCACTCTCGGCGCTCCTCGAATCCGGCATGCCGCTCCGCGCCGCCCTGCGGCAGGCCGCGCCAGCGCTTGGTGATGCCGCGATCGCGTCCCGTCTCGAGAGGGCGCGCGAGCGGATCGTCGCCGGAGAGCGCCCTTCGCGCGCGCTCCATGACGTTGGGGCCATGACACCGACCGCCTGCCGCCTGATCGCGTCCGGGGAGGAGACCGGACAGATGGGGCGCATGCTCGCGTTCGCGGCGCGGATCGAGCAGGGTCGCGCCGACCGCATCATGCGCACGGCGATCCGGTTGATAGAACCGGCCCTGATCCTCGCGTTCGCCGCGATCGTCGGTGTCGTCGCCGCGGCGATGCTGCAGGCGGTCTATGCGGTACGCCCCGGCTGA